A stretch of DNA from Allomeiothermus silvanus DSM 9946:
CCCACCGCCTCGAGCAGGCCATGCGGGTGCTGCCCAAGGCCCTGAACCCGCGCGCCGAAGGCGGCGCAGGAGGTGCCGCGTGAGCTCCGACTTCGTCATCGTCCTCACCGCCATCTTCGTCTCCACCGCCTCGGCGCTGCTGGGCAGCTTCCTGGTGCTGCGCCGTATGGCCCTGATGGCCGACGCCATCTCGCACGCGGTGCTCCCCGGCATCGTGCTGGCCTTCTGGGTCTCCGGGGGCGAGCGGGCCACGGCCCCGGCGCTGCTGGGCGCCGCCGCAGCCGGGCTGCTCACCGTGACGCTGGTGGAGTGGCTCACCCGTACCGGGCGCATCAAGAACGACGCGGCCATCGGGCTGGTCTTCCCCGCCCTCTTCAGCCTCGGGGTGCTGGCGGTGTCGCTGTACTTCCGCAACGTCCACCTCGACCTCGACGCGGTGCTCTACGGCGAGATCGCCTACGCCCCCTTCAACACCCTCGAGGCCTTCGGCCTCAACCTGGGGCCGGAGTCGCTGTGGATCATGGGCGGCCTGACCCTCGTCAACCTGCTGTTCGTGCTGCTGTTCTACAAGGAGCTCAAGCTCTCGACCTTCGACGCAGGGCTGGCGGCGGCCCTGGGCTTCCTGCCCGCCGTGCTGCACTACGCCCTGATGAGCCTGGTCTCGCTCACCGCCGTGGGCGCGTTCCAGTCGGTGGGGGCCATCCTGATCGTGGCCTTCCTGATCATCCCCCCCGCCACTGCCTACCTCCTCACCCAGCGCCTGCCGGTGATGATCGCCCTGGCGGTGCTGGTGGGGGCGGTCTCGAGCGTGCTGGGCTACGTGCTCGCCATCCTGCTCGACGCCTCCATCGCCGGGATGATGGCCACCGTGGCTGGGCTGCTCTTCGGGCTGGCCTGGCTGTTCTCGCCCGTGGGCGGGGTGCTCACCGCCCGCAACCGCCGCGAGCGCCAGCGCCGCGAGTTCGCCGCCCGCCTGCTGCTGGCCCACCTGGCCCACCACGACCGGCCCGTCCCGGCGCGGGAGGTGCTCGAGGAGTTCGGCTGGAGCCCCGCCTTCCTGGCCCAGGCCCAGCAGTGGGCCCAGCGCGAAGGGCTCCTCGCGGGCGACCCCAACGGGCTGCGGCTGACGGCTCGAGGCGCAGCTTTGGCGGGGGAAAGGCCGTAGGGGGGGGTCGATAGTCGATAGCTGATAGCCGAACGCCAAACGCAAAACGCAAGATGCAAGACGCAAGACGCCCCTTCTCCACCCCCCTTAGCAAGGGGGGCCGGGGGGGATAAACCCTCCCCGCCCGCGGGGAGGGAAGGGGAGGGGTGCTTTTCACCACGGGCCACACGCCACGTGCCTCCCGCTGACGGCTGACCGCCAATAACTCACTCGAGGAGATCGATTGTGATCAAACGATGGAGATTCACCCTCGCCTGTGCCGTGCTGCTGGGCTCTTGCCCTGCGCTGGCCCAGCCCCTCTACAAAGACCCCGCGCAGCCGGTGGAGAAGCGCGTCGCCGACCTGCTCGCGCGCATGACGCTGGAGGAGAAGCTGGGGCAGATGACGCAGGTGGCGGTGTCCAAGCTGATGTCGGACGGCTGGGGGCTGGGGCCGCTGAAGGGGGAGTTGCTCGAGCGCTACCTCGTGCAGCGCGGCATCGGCTCGGTGCTCTCGGGCGGGGGGATGGGGCCGGTGCCCAACACGCCCCGCGCCTGGGCCGAGATGACCAACGCCATCCAGCGGGCGGCGGTGGAGAAGGGCCGCCTGGGCATCCCCTTGCTTTACGGCGTGGACGCGGTGCACGGGCACAACAACGTCGTGGGGGCCACCCTCTATCCCCATAGCCTGGGCCTGGCGGCCACCTGGAACCCGGCCCTGGTGGAGCAGGTGGCCCGGCGGGTGGGGCAGGAGCTGCGGGCCACGGGCACGCTGTGGAACTTTGCCCCCGTGGCCGACCTGGGTCGTGACCCGCGCTGGGGCCGCTTCTACGAGACCTTCGGCGAGGACCCGCTGCTGGCGGGTAGCCTGGTGGCCGCGACGGTGCGGGGCCTGCAGGCTGGCCGCGTCGCCGCGACGCTCAAGCACTTCACCGGCTACGGCCAGCCCCTCGGCGGCACCGACCGCAGCCCGGCCTTCCTGGCCCCCCGCACCCTTCAGGAGGTGTGGCTGCCGCCCTTCCGGGCGGGCCTCGAGGCCGGCGCCCTCACGGTGATGGCCAACAGCGGCTCACTCAACGGCGTGCCGGTGCACGCCTCGCGCTACCTGCTCACCGACGTGCTGCGCGGCCAGATGGGCTTCAAAGGCGTGGTGA
This window harbors:
- a CDS encoding metal ABC transporter permease, whose amino-acid sequence is MSSDFVIVLTAIFVSTASALLGSFLVLRRMALMADAISHAVLPGIVLAFWVSGGERATAPALLGAAAAGLLTVTLVEWLTRTGRIKNDAAIGLVFPALFSLGVLAVSLYFRNVHLDLDAVLYGEIAYAPFNTLEAFGLNLGPESLWIMGGLTLVNLLFVLLFYKELKLSTFDAGLAAALGFLPAVLHYALMSLVSLTAVGAFQSVGAILIVAFLIIPPATAYLLTQRLPVMIALAVLVGAVSSVLGYVLAILLDASIAGMMATVAGLLFGLAWLFSPVGGVLTARNRRERQRREFAARLLLAHLAHHDRPVPAREVLEEFGWSPAFLAQAQQWAQREGLLAGDPNGLRLTARGAALAGERP